In a single window of the Rhineura floridana isolate rRhiFlo1 chromosome 3, rRhiFlo1.hap2, whole genome shotgun sequence genome:
- the LOC133378860 gene encoding uncharacterized protein LOC133378860: MDLAEETFPLGTVRSGESRSSSARAFLLLLRPVAVTCAFCCGHCWLRFPPSCFCRDPSFFAVAASVADCALSRLVSLLQLPTLIVPLYHHLGLCSCRGPCFPPLPPLRFALLPRSCLSLPPLCAALLLLLGLRAWERSLLAEARWASIMAWWNWVVVSGCARATGFSGASVYGDEAVDVLNRCLAATMDWMGANKLRLNPDKTEMLLVDGFSDRMMDIYPILDGVTLPLKEQGCL; this comes from the exons ATGGACCTAGCGGAAG AAACGTTTCCTCTAGGTACTGTGAGGTCGGGTGAGAGTCGTTCCTCCTCGGCTCGTGCCTTCTTGTTGCTGCTTCGCCCTGTTGCTGTGACTTGTGCCTTCTGCTGTGGCCATTGCTGGCTTCGCTTTCCTCCTTCCTGCTTCTGCCGTGACCCCTCCTTCTTTGCTGTTGCCGCTTCAGTCGCGGACTGTGCTTTGTCGCGGCTCGTGTCCTTGTTGCAGCTACCGACACTGATTGTGCCTCTTTACCATCATTTGGGCCTTTGTTCCTGCCGCGGCCCGTGTTTTCCTCCGCTGCCGCCGTTGCGGTTCGCGCTTTTGCCGCGGTCGTGCCTTTCATTGCCGCCGCTGTGTGCtgcactcctgctgctgctgggccTTCGGGCCTGGGAGCGCTCCTTGTTGGCTGAGGCGCGGTGGGCGTCGATCATGGCATGGTGGAACTGGGTCGTGGTTTCTGGATGTGCCCGTGCTACTGGATTTTCTGGCGCCTCCGTCTATGGTG atgaggctgtcgatgtgctgaaccgttgcctggccgcgacaatggactggatgggagctaacaaactgaggctcaatcctgacaagactgagatgctgttggtggatggtttctctgatcggatgatggatatataccctatcctggatggggttacactccccctaaaggagcag ggATGTCTCTGA